CATTTTACGCAGCAGCACAAATACGCCAGCGTATTAGTTTTTCTGGAGGACAATGCGCGCACATACTGAGAGATTGATTCGGTAATTTCTTCGAAGAAAATGCCATCAATGTCTTAGATTGGTCTGCCACTAATAAATATTTACCAAAACATTAGTCGTCACAAGTCAGTTATTAAGTCAAACCGAATCCCCAGAAAAGAATGTCCAGTGTAGTTCTGTAGAGtatttattatactaaaatATACAGTCTATATATGCTAAACATACAGTCTATATATGCTAAATTTACAGTCTATATATGCTAAATATACAGTCTATATAAGCTAAATTTACAGTCTATATATGCTAAATTTACTGTTTATTTATGCTAAATCGAATGTCTATGCAAAATAAACTTCTATAGAAGTCTTCTGGAACATACATTGTTACGGGACACACGTATCTAATCAATATTTCTGTTCAACTCTGAAAAACATCGTTCTGTAAAATGTACAATAGTCCGCAATAGAGACAGATCTGTACAATATTCCGCAATGCACACAGATTTGTACAATATTCCCTAATAGAGACAGATTTGTACAATATTCCCCAATAGAGACAGCTTTGTACAATATTCCCCAATAGAGACAGACATATACAATATTCCCCAATAGAGACAGATTTGTACAATATTCCCCAATAGAGACAGATTTGTACAATATTCCCCAATAGAGACAGGTCTGTACAATATTCCCCAATAGAGACAGACATGTACAATATTCCCCAATAGAGACAGATTTGTACAATATTCCCCAATAGAGACATATTTGTACAATATTCCCCAATAGAGACAGATTTCTACAATATTCCCCAATAGAGACAGACATATACAATATTCCCCAATAGAGACAGATTTGTACAATATTCCCCAATAGAGACAGATTTGTACAATATTCCCCAATAGAGACAGGTCTGTACAATATTCCCCAATAGAGACAGACATGTACAATATCCCCCAATAAAACAAGTTCACTGTTGTATTACATTCCCGCATTTATTTCTGAGCACTTGTTACCTGAAATGATGAAAGTTCGGGATGAAATACATTAAGGGTGTGTTACGTGCATTGCATCTGTTGGAGATGTATCTAAGCGAGGTTTGTGTAACATGTTGCATTCACAAATCGAAAGGAGGGTCACAATCCGAAAGTCATAAATTAAAGGATATCCAGGAGGCTTGCCTAATGAcaacacacagaaaatgaagttAGAAATGCACTGTTAACAAAATTCCTCTGCCTTAGTTACTAATAAAACATCCATACGCCTTAGGCGCTAACAGCAAAACTCCTACGCCTTAGGCGCTGGCCAGTGATTCTTCCTTCACTGTCGCCAGTGCTATACCTGGTGTCATCGGTGTGGAGCGAACGAAAGAAGTGAGTGTCTtcatctttttcttcttcttggCACTTTTCTTGAAATGAGCACTTTTATCAGTAATGTGCGTTTCTCGACGTTTAAGTACGGAGAAATGGTCCGGGAAGTGTAATTCTCTCAGTCTCCGTTTCCGAACTTGCATCATATGACCCTCCTTCATGACGCGCGCTAATTTTGGTTGTACCAGCCTTTGGCGCGTCAAATCTAATTTAGGAAACATGATTCTCTGTAATTCATCTCCAATATATCGATTGGTTTTCTCAATACAGGTAGAACAAGCGCTAGATCCTAAAATCTCGCAAAACTCATTTCCGCTCTCGCACTTTACAGGAGTTGTGAGAGACGGAAACGCACTAATCTGCAGCATGCTGGGATCTCTCTGAAGGTCCTGCATCATGACCCTGAACGGGTTAGACTCCCTTGTTTCTGGACGTGGCATCCCGTATCCGGGGTGAGATTTGGGAACGGGGGCTTTAAAGAAGTGCTGAATGATGGCCCTGGCGAATTTCCCCAAACTGTTGTCGCCGAGGCGAGCGTTCATTATATAATCCCTCTCCTTCTTCTGCTCTATGTTGAAGTTTGGATCGTCCGAGTGTCTGACGATGGGTCTTGTCCGGAATTCCATCTCCCGGCTGGCTATGTTTTCTCTTTTGACGGAATAGAGAGTACTGGAATAGTAAATAAAGAGTGGTCATTTCATTTCCCGTTAATAATGTCTAAACTAAACTTAAACAGTAACTTGACAATGCGTTACACTAAGATAATCGTGTTTTCAACATGATGTATACTCTAAGTGTAATGAACACAGGGCGGTCCTGATATGCGGGCCTTATCAGTCCtctcaaaatgatatttttcagatatcataTATTGCATTCCAAATTAATTTGCTGTGATAGGAAACCTAATAAGTACAACAAATACGGAGTCATTGCCACCCCACCCTCTTTCCCTCCCTACATTTGACGTCTGAAATGAAACAAGCATATTATCACGCGCTGTCTGTTCGTTTGTTTTTACTTTTCTTTGCTTTTTTGTATGGATTCTTGAATTTCTGAATTTCGccatttctttttctattcTTTTTTTCCACTAAAaatgtaatgtttattttcaatgtttttatcttatttcatttttcaactCGTGAAGAAAATTGTGAAGATTGTGTGAGAGATACAaagaaattcatactgtgggtatgtGATACAAAGATCTGTTGAATAATATCAACTGAAGTGCAGAATCATActcgcgtgcgcgtgtatgcacgtgcattacttttttcatttcttggtactgaaatgacgaTATTGAGTAGCACATTTGCGCAatcattactttcttacacttcttgtcattcatgaaacgatttTGGTGACCTCATGAATCCGCTCTATGTCTGGAGAATTGTTACAAGCATCtttttgtcaaaatattgaaatgtcGAGTATTTAAAACACTTATAACGTCgtatcttcaaataatctaCTTTTTCCTGTAAATAACTGATAAAGATTCAGAAACCTGGAATTCTTTTAGGAGCCAAACCATGTATTGCAtagttaaatatttcaaataattcattatatgaAACTGAATACGC
Above is a genomic segment from Ostrea edulis chromosome 3, xbOstEdul1.1, whole genome shotgun sequence containing:
- the LOC125674486 gene encoding uncharacterized protein LOC125674486, producing MSATNLEQYLKNRRRRSSVSLAQMPGRDTVKLHREETSNSLHMGRRTSIFSSEPLWEPKAASSTNKEGRTSKSNLLDKSTLYSVKRENIASREMEFRTRPIVRHSDDPNFNIEQKKERDYIMNARLGDNSLGKFARAIIQHFFKAPVPKSHPGYGMPRPETRESNPFRVMMQDLQRDPSMLQISAFPSLTTPVKCESGNEFCEILGSSACSTCIEKTNRYIGDELQRIMFPKLDLTRQRLVQPKLARVMKEGHMMQVRKRRLRELHFPDHFSVLKRRETHITDKSAHFKKSAKKKKKMKTLTSFVRSTPMTPGIALATVKEESLASA